The DNA region GGCAAAGCAAATAAGTAGATCAGTAGACCAGTGGAAAAAGAATACATGAGGAAAAGGTTTGAGAATCACCATTTACTGAGGGATTTTCAGGCCTTTTTCTTTGAGATGGATTGTAAACAATAAGTAAAGATTGTGTTTACAAAAACGAAACGTTTCCAAAGGGTCTTCTACTTGAGCAAGGGCGAAAGCCTTTGGTAATATGAAGAAGGAAAGCGTTCGGAAGAACCGAACTAAACTGAACTCTAAAGGAAGCATTATTGGGATGATGTTATTTGTATGGGAATGAAAGGAAAATGGTGAACGTTTCATGGAATCATGGGATAAACAAGAAAGTCGACGCAAAGCCAAGCTACAAGGGCTAAAAGAAAAGATTTACTTGAACTGTGTCAATATTGATGCACCCTTTATTAAGGCATTTTCTCTGGCGCATATCTTATATTTAGCTGCCTTCTTTATGATTTTACTTGCCATGTTTATTTTTAGAGACTTTATCAACATCCACCAGGTAGTTATTGGTCGTGTCATGTTTACCATTTCCATTTTACAACAAATACTCTTATACTCTTGGTATTATTTCGAAACCAAATTCGACTTAAAACAAGCCTTACCACTGCACATTTGTCGCCTATCAACTATAACGGGACTGATTTACCTACTAACAGGTAACCAAATGGTCATGCAAGTATTATTCTATTTCGGACTTTACGCTTACTTCTCATTTTTTATGCCAAGCCGTATCAACAAAATTTACCACGTATCAGGCCTAAGCTACTTTTTAAACCATGTTATTACGATTTTGATTCCATTCTTCGCTTACTTCACCACAGGATGGACACCCTCAATCCGCGGTTTAATCGTGTCACTAGGTGTTTTTGCAGTTTACTGGTTTGTCGCATTAATGGTCAACCAATCAACTGGCGGTAACTATTTCTACATGAAATATCGCCCAGTACCAGCCTTAGATAAAGTCAACTTCAAAACCTATGCAGTAGGAAACTTTATCTTTACAGTAGGGCTATTCTTGATTGGCTACAGCATCTTCAATTTCTTTGTCTAAATATTTTGCTAAAAGAACATACGCACGCTGAGTTGAGCGCTAGCTCTACTTGGGGTGCTTTTTTCAATGATGGGCCACACGGAATACGCTAATAGTGGGATTTTTATAAGTTGGCGGCCAATTGGAGGAGCGCTTGCTTGGATGAATTAAAATTCACCGGGACCCGACGCCAATGATTCAATACCTCAACGACATTATCGAGAAATAATAAAACTCCTTCCTATTCATGTATCGACGGGTAGTGGGGACGACTTTAAACCGGGATATTTCAAACGGGCAAGTGACTATTCGCGAGTATGACTGCCCCATTGAAGAACGGTTTACGCATGCCCGGCTCTTTTATCCGGATGAAGTGCAACAAGCCATTGAGCTAGCACCTGTAATCCTTTACCTCCATGGTGGGGGCTTCATCGGGCGCTAATATTGCTGCAGCCATGAATATCTATGACATCGAATCGGGTAACCAGTGGATTAAACAGCAAATTCTCCTTTACCCCGTCGTTAATATGGCACTTAAGGAAACGCCGGGTTATGAGTGGTCCTTGGACGAGTATGATATCCATGACAACGACGAAATCATTACCTTTATCGTCAAGTCACTTGGAATCGGTGTTCATTATATTAACAAGTTATATGCTAAAAATGTGGACCTCAAAGATCCGCTGGTGTCGCCACTATTCGCTTCAGATAAAACCATTCAACAAATGCCACCGACCATTATTGTGACGGCGGAATACGATTTCTTGCGGATTGAGTCAGAGGCCTATGGCAAGCGCCTGCTGATAAATGGTGTCCAAACGTCCTTCTTCCGTTACCTGGGTTTAGACCATGGTTTTGTCTATAAAATAGGGATTTCCCCCTAATCAGAAGATGCCTTAAGTGAGATTGGTATCCGCTTTAGAGAGACCTTTGGCTTGGGGAAAATGACTGAATCTGAAAGTGTGTGACCTTTTCCTTCAATATCTAAATGGGTTTCATGTATAATAAGGTATATAGTATTTTTCACATACAGAAGAAAAAATGTAAGTGATCAATTTTAAAAGGATTAACAAAAAAGGGAGTGTGTAAAATGTCTTATAAAATTTCACGAAAAGCTTCGGAGATAAACAAAGAAGCGAGTGCCATCCAGCAGGGGAATACCCTAGCGATTTTTGGTGCGACTTTAGTTACCGGAATTATTACAGGCTTGATTACTTGGGCAATTGAAATGATTACCGGCACAACCGATACGACAACCGCAACAGATTCTATGTTGACGATTGCGGGTATGGCATCGTTGATTATTTCGATCTTTATTTCTTTCCCGTTAAGCTTAGGGATTGACTGGTCGGTTTTACGATTGGTGGATGAGGATCGTTTCCATATTGGGAATATTTTCGAACCGTTCCAACGTCGTTATTTCCGTAATATCTGGAACCAAATTATCTATACTATCGTCATCTTTTTATGGACAATCTTGTTTGCCGTAGTTCTTGGTGGTATTGGTGTTGGAATCTTCTACCTAACAGGTCAATCTTTAACACCGCCAACTGACTTAACAGCAGGTGATTATTCAGGATTAGCAGGTCTTGCAGTAGGGTTAGTGCTTCTTTTTATCATCTTGTATAGTATCTTGATGACAATCGTTACCTTGCGTTTAGCGATGAACAGCTACCTACTATTTGACAATGACCGTATTGGTGGCCGTAAGCCATTGAAAGTGTCTAAAGTCATGATGAAAGGGAACAAGTGGACCTTATTCTGGATTGGTTTCCAAAATGCCCTTTACCCAGTCTTACTAGGTATTGTGATTTTTGGTGGTTTAGGACTATTAGGTGCGTTTCTAAATAACGGTGGTATCTTAATTGCTATCTTAGCGATTATCGCGACTGTAGCCATCATGATCTTCTCGATTAAATATACAATCCGTCAAATGGTTGCGACAGCTTTACTATACCGTTTAATTACTGACGAGCACGGTGATGACTTAGACCTTCGTTTTAAAGAATTAGACCTAACACCAGACGCACCAGTAAACAACTACCACACTGAGCAACGTCCAGCCTTTACGGAAAATGCAGCAGCCATTCATCCAGCTGATGATGTCGCAACAGGTACTGCCGCTAACCAATCGATTAGTGAAACTGAAGCAGAAAAAGAAACAAAAGCCGCTGACCAAGCTGACAACCATGTTGGTGAAACAGCCGCTACAGCAGCAGGCGCTGCCGCGGTATTCTCCTTAGCTGATGAAGAAAAAGCTGGCCAAGATGATGAAGTGAGCGAATCTAACGAATATAAAGCAGAGACAGTAACTGACAATAATGTAGGTGGATCTTCAGCCTTACGTGGTTCATACCAAGTAGGTCAAGATGCAGATGTACGTCAACCTTACCAAGCAACTTATACAGCAAGTGAAGGTCCTATCTCAGCCATCCGTAACCACTTTACGGTAGAAACGTCTGATTACAACGCAGAAAGACCAGTACAAGAAAAGCCAAGCTTTGACTTGAATGCAGGTCCAGCATCAGAATCAGCAGCTGTACGTCGCTCATACGTAGTGGGCGGCCAAGCAAGCTCAGATGATGCAACAAACAATGAGGACCAAACGCCGGGAAAGAAACCTTATAACATTATGGGCTACAACACACCAGACCGTACCGATTTTGGTAAAGTTGAAAATGCCAAGGATGTTATTCTAGCAGCTGACAAGGCTGACTCAGGTGAGGACGGTATGTTAAACCCTAGTGATTTCGATAAAGACGTGGATTATGAATCAGAAATCAATCCAAATCACCAAAACTAATTGAATACTTGTCAAAAAACAAACCACCACCGTTCCTTTATATAAGGAGGTGGTGTTTTTGGATATGTTGGATGTTTCTATGCAACTGATTGGCAATGTCGGCTTTCCCATATTTGTGTCGATTTACTTGATGACGCGAACAGAGAAAAAGCTGGATGACCTAATCGCAGCCGTCGAAAAACTAGCACAATAGATAAAGACGCCTAGCCCATTCAATTTCGAATGAGGCTAGGCGTCTTTTTTGTTTATTCACTTAAACCTTGATCAATGTTTAACAGGATTTCGTCAACTTCATTTGTTTCTTCACCATCAACCGCTCCGATACTATCAACAAGGCCTTCATTTGCATAAGGAGAGTCTTTTTGCCCGTCCCAAGCAGCCTTATGAATTTCAACAGCCACTTTTTCTGGAATGGCTAATGCTTGAATGTCCGCAATCGCAGCTTCACGAACGGCTTTCATGGTCTTAAAGTGACGCAAGACTTTAGTCCGCGTCTTAGGACCTACCCCGTCAATGCCGTCCAGTTTAGAAGTAAAGGATTGTTTACTTCTAGTCTTACGGTGGAAGGTAATGGCAAATCTGTGGACTTCATCTTGAATCCGTTGCAAGAGATGGAAGGCCTGGGACCGAGGATCAAGCGGGATAATGGTTAGAGGATCACCAAAAATCAGGTTGGCCGTCCTATGCTTATCATCCTTGACCATACCAGCCACTGGAATGTCTAAACCAAGCTCATCTTCCAAGACTTCCTTGGCAGCATTCACTTCAATTGCACCACCATCCATCAAGATTAAATCAGGAAAATGCCCATTCTCTTTCAGGAGGCGTCCATAACGACGCCGGATAACCTCTTGGGTTGTCGCAAACTCATTGGATCCATCAACCGTCTTGATCTTGTACTTGCGGTACATAGATTTATTCGGACGCCCGTCCTCGTAAGCCACCATCGCCGATACCGGGTTTGTCCCTTGGATATTTGAATGGTCAAAGCTTTCAATGACTTTCAAGTAGGGCAAGTTCAAGGCTTCAGACAATTGGTCAATAGCACCAGTTGTTTTTTGTTCTTTCATAGCCAACAATCTAAATTTGTCTAGATGGGCAATCTTGGCATTTCGTTGTGCCATCTGCAGCATCTTGTGCTTGTCGCCTCGTTTAGGTGTCGATACCTTCACTTCAACCGTATCCGCAATCAATTCATTGTCCAAGTTACCCGGCACCAAAATTTCTTTAGGCTTAGTATGATTGGCTTCTTGGTAGAATTGGACGATGTAGGAAGTCAACTCCTCTTCAGGGTCAGAATACACTGGGAAAAGGGCCGAGTCCCGCTTAATAATAGAAAACTGCCGTAACAAGAATACCTGGATGGAAATCCAACCTTTATCAAAGTAAAAAGCGAAGACATCACGGTCATTGTATTGCTTGGACATGATATTTTGCGGTTCAACCGTTTGTTCAATATAGTTGATTTGATCACGGTACTCAGCAGCTCGTTCAAACTGCAAGTCTTCAGAAGCAGCAGCCATTTTCTCCTTCAAATCATCCTTAATATTCTTCACGTCACCATTTAGGAAACGGCGAATCCGTGCTTTCTGCGCCTCATATTCTGCAACCGGCACCTCATGGTCACAAGGGCCAATACATTGTCCGAGATGGTAATAGAAACAAGCCCGCTTTTCATTCTTCCCGCACTTACGCAAAGGATAAGTCTTCTGTAGCAAATCAAGCGTACCGGATGCAGCATAAATATTCGGATAGGGACCAAAGTACTCGCCATCATCATCCTCCACCACAGACGTAATAATCATCTGCGGATCGCGCTCCTTGGTAATCTTGATATAAGGATACATAGTCCCATGCTTCAAGCGAATATTGTAGTGAGGCTGGTGTTTCTTAATCAGATTAATCTCCAGCAACAAACTCTCTTTATCCGTTTGTGTGACAATATAGTCAAAATGGTCAATTTCACTCACAAGCTGAGCCGTCTTCCCGGTATGGGTCGACTTGAAATAAGAACGGACACGATTTCTTAAATTCTTCGCCTTACCAATATAAATGATTTGGTCATCCGCATTCTTCATAATGTAGCAACCAGGCAAAGCTGGTACAAGGGTCAACAAATTCTCAATTAACTCACTAGCCATCCTTGGCCTCCTTTCATCAATAATAGGGGCCCTAGCATCAGGCCTCCAAATTTAAAAGAATCATTTCATAAAGATAGGTTGTCGCTTATATCGCAATTACTATTTGTTATGCTAGTGAACTTTCTAAGAAAAGTAACACTTATATTGAAATATGGCTAATCTTGATTATCCGAACTGTAATCAAATTATCGCCGCGTTAGTTGGTGATTCTTAAAAGCATATGCTAGCAACTAGCACGGTCTAACTTAGCCACTAATGCCATATCAAAATAGTGCGATATCTTTCTATAACTACCTTACGTGTTTCTTATTTTAGGATAAGTATTTTTTCCTATTCAATCCAAAATTATACCACGCAGAGGTGGTTTTGGGCAGTAATTTGAATGCGTGGGTGAAATAGTAGCTTAGAATTGGTATATTTCGTCTTTGTGTTATAAGGATTGGGCTGGATATGGTAAAATATACAACAAAGCTAGCAAGTACAGGGTGGTCCTTTTTCAAGAGGGCTACATGTAGATAAAGCAAATTTCCTAGGCTGAGTGAGATTTGAGTTTGGGAAATAAAAACCAAGGAGGAATTGTTATGGCAAAAAAATCAGCTTTCAACACTTTATTAGGCTTGGGCACCTTAGCTTTAGGTGCTGCTTATGTTAGGTGGCAAAACTATACTGTTGGAACGACAGATTACTTTGTCGAGAATCCTCAATTTAAGGACAGTTTAAATGGTTTTACCATTGCTCACCTATCTGATTTACACTTACCTGACCAAAATGTAAATTTGAATGATATTTTAGACCATGTCTATAAAATACAGCCAAATATTATCGCCATTACCGGGGATATTGTGCAAACTGATGCTACTAATTTAGATGAAGCGACCTTGTTTACATTCTTTAAAGCTTTGACTGACATTGCACCAACATTTGCCACTTTTGGTAATCATGATGCAGCGTCATTGCAACATAACCTTTTAGTCCGCACCATGGGAGCAGCAGGTATTGTTCATTTGAATGACCGGGCCATTACCTATACTTATAAGGGTCAACCGCTGACCTTGATGGGCTTAGATGATAAAATGAATAAATATTTCTTAGTTGGAGATGCACTGAGAACAGTTGATTTAACAGCTGAACAAATGGCTCAACCAAAGATTTTATTAGCTCATCACCCAGAAGCATTCTTACGGTATCATGAAAATATCAATAAATCACCTGATTTGGTTTTATCAGGTCATGCCCATGGTGGCCAAATTCGTGTACCAGGTATTGGTGGTTTATTTGCACCTAACCAAGGAAAATTACCAAAATATACTTCAGGTGTATTCTATTTGCCAGGTAACCCTGACAAGCAAATGGTGGTTTCGCGAGGGATTGGGGCGTCAAGCTTCCCAATTCGCTTAAACAACCGACCTGAAGTGATTGCAGTCCATTTAACAACGGATATTGACCGGGCTGTTGATGGGTTAACCAAGTCAATTGATTACATCACTGAACAAGAAGGCGGGGTAACCTTTCAGCAAGTAGAAAATCAATACCTAGCCCGCAAACAAGAACGTGCGCAAGCGCAAGGCTACTTTTCAGTAACACCGGATGCCACAAGTAGCCACGAAATTATCGATGCCATTGATAAAGAAGCAAATGTTGATGCCTATACATTGGTGCCGAATGAGGAGGAAACGGATATGACAGATCCAAGAGAAAATCCTTTTGTAGACAATAATGACTATGATGATGATGTAGTAGACCGTTCGACGATCGAAGCCCCTAAATATGAGGCTGATGATGAGGAGAAAGTACCGCATAACCCAAGTATTAAGTCGTCTTATATCTTGTTGGACCC from Aerococcus urinaeequi includes:
- a CDS encoding TIGR02206 family membrane protein; amino-acid sequence: MESWDKQESRRKAKLQGLKEKIYLNCVNIDAPFIKAFSLAHILYLAAFFMILLAMFIFRDFINIHQVVIGRVMFTISILQQILLYSWYYFETKFDLKQALPLHICRLSTITGLIYLLTGNQMVMQVLFYFGLYAYFSFFMPSRINKIYHVSGLSYFLNHVITILIPFFAYFTTGWTPSIRGLIVSLGVFAVYWFVALMVNQSTGGNYFYMKYRPVPALDKVNFKTYAVGNFIFTVGLFLIGYSIFNFFV
- a CDS encoding alpha/beta hydrolase fold domain-containing protein: MVGASSGANIAAAMNIYDIESGNQWIKQQILLYPVVNMALKETPGYEWSLDEYDIHDNDEIITFIVKSLGIGVHYINKLYAKNVDLKDPLVSPLFASDKTIQQMPPTIIVTAEYDFLRIESEAYGKRLLINGVQTSFFRYLGLDHGFVYKIGISP
- a CDS encoding DUF975 family protein, whose protein sequence is MSYKISRKASEINKEASAIQQGNTLAIFGATLVTGIITGLITWAIEMITGTTDTTTATDSMLTIAGMASLIISIFISFPLSLGIDWSVLRLVDEDRFHIGNIFEPFQRRYFRNIWNQIIYTIVIFLWTILFAVVLGGIGVGIFYLTGQSLTPPTDLTAGDYSGLAGLAVGLVLLFIILYSILMTIVTLRLAMNSYLLFDNDRIGGRKPLKVSKVMMKGNKWTLFWIGFQNALYPVLLGIVIFGGLGLLGAFLNNGGILIAILAIIATVAIMIFSIKYTIRQMVATALLYRLITDEHGDDLDLRFKELDLTPDAPVNNYHTEQRPAFTENAAAIHPADDVATGTAANQSISETEAEKETKAADQADNHVGETAATAAGAAAVFSLADEEKAGQDDEVSESNEYKAETVTDNNVGGSSALRGSYQVGQDADVRQPYQATYTASEGPISAIRNHFTVETSDYNAERPVQEKPSFDLNAGPASESAAVRRSYVVGGQASSDDATNNEDQTPGKKPYNIMGYNTPDRTDFGKVENAKDVILAADKADSGEDGMLNPSDFDKDVDYESEINPNHQN
- a CDS encoding YvrJ family protein, with the protein product MLDVSMQLIGNVGFPIFVSIYLMTRTEKKLDDLIAAVEKLAQ
- the uvrC gene encoding excinuclease ABC subunit UvrC, translated to MASELIENLLTLVPALPGCYIMKNADDQIIYIGKAKNLRNRVRSYFKSTHTGKTAQLVSEIDHFDYIVTQTDKESLLLEINLIKKHQPHYNIRLKHGTMYPYIKITKERDPQMIITSVVEDDDGEYFGPYPNIYAASGTLDLLQKTYPLRKCGKNEKRACFYYHLGQCIGPCDHEVPVAEYEAQKARIRRFLNGDVKNIKDDLKEKMAAASEDLQFERAAEYRDQINYIEQTVEPQNIMSKQYNDRDVFAFYFDKGWISIQVFLLRQFSIIKRDSALFPVYSDPEEELTSYIVQFYQEANHTKPKEILVPGNLDNELIADTVEVKVSTPKRGDKHKMLQMAQRNAKIAHLDKFRLLAMKEQKTTGAIDQLSEALNLPYLKVIESFDHSNIQGTNPVSAMVAYEDGRPNKSMYRKYKIKTVDGSNEFATTQEVIRRRYGRLLKENGHFPDLILMDGGAIEVNAAKEVLEDELGLDIPVAGMVKDDKHRTANLIFGDPLTIIPLDPRSQAFHLLQRIQDEVHRFAITFHRKTRSKQSFTSKLDGIDGVGPKTRTKVLRHFKTMKAVREAAIADIQALAIPEKVAVEIHKAAWDGQKDSPYANEGLVDSIGAVDGEETNEVDEILLNIDQGLSE
- a CDS encoding metallophosphoesterase; translated protein: MAKKSAFNTLLGLGTLALGAAYVRWQNYTVGTTDYFVENPQFKDSLNGFTIAHLSDLHLPDQNVNLNDILDHVYKIQPNIIAITGDIVQTDATNLDEATLFTFFKALTDIAPTFATFGNHDAASLQHNLLVRTMGAAGIVHLNDRAITYTYKGQPLTLMGLDDKMNKYFLVGDALRTVDLTAEQMAQPKILLAHHPEAFLRYHENINKSPDLVLSGHAHGGQIRVPGIGGLFAPNQGKLPKYTSGVFYLPGNPDKQMVVSRGIGASSFPIRLNNRPEVIAVHLTTDIDRAVDGLTKSIDYITEQEGGVTFQQVENQYLARKQERAQAQGYFSVTPDATSSHEIIDAIDKEANVDAYTLVPNEEETDMTDPRENPFVDNNDYDDDVVDRSTIEAPKYEADDEEKVPHNPSIKSSYILLDPETNEKTVVDENVNAEKIFSDNLNEDVFIVKDPKKK